ATGACCTTAGGAAAGGTCAAATCGACTATGTGCAGCTGCGGGGCCTTAACCATACCGGAATTAAAGAAAAAAGCAAAGATAACCATGGTTTCATCCACAAGCATCATTGAAGGGGGTGCCCATGATGTAATCTTAAAAGAGACAAAACGGGAAAATTAAAAATTCTCCTACTTAAGGATTAGAGAAAATTTTATATCATTTTAAATACTTTAAACATGGGTTAACGAATTATTTTAATATTTGTTAGCCCATGTTTTTTATAAGAATTAATCTGTTGTTCTCCAGAAAACATTTAGAATTATTTAAAAATCTACAAATAATGAAAGTATTAGCGATTAACGGAAGTCCCAACAAGGAAGGGAATACTTTCCATGCCTTAATGATGATAGGCTCAAAGCTCATGGAACAGGGAATAGATTTTGAAATCCTGCATATAGGGAACAAAGCAATAAGAGGTTGCTTAGGTTGTGGAAAGTGCAGGCAAAATAAAGATGAAAAATGTGCCATTACAACAGATTCGATAAATGATTACGTACAGAGCATGAAACAGGCTGACGGGCTCGTACTGGCAGCACCTGTACATTACTCGGGCATTCCCGGAACCATGAAAAGCTTTCTGGACAGGACTTTTCAAGTTGCCGGCAGCAATGGCGGCCTTTTTCGCCACAAAGTCGGAGCTACAATTGTTGCAGTGCGCCGTTCAGGAGGTTCTTCAACTTTAGACAGCCTGAATCATTATCTGAGTATCTCTGAAATGCTTGTTGTTACTTCTAACTATTGGGATATAATTCACGGACGGGTACCAGGAGAGGTCGAGAAAGATGAGGAAGGTCAACAGATCATGGAGGTTTTGGGAAATAATATGGCCTGGATTTTAAAGATGAAGGAACTCTCTAAGGAAAGACTTCCCGAACCAGCACCCGTTCAAAAGGTTATGACCAATTTTATTAAATAAGGCCAGCATTCCGGTTAAAACGAACAATTTTACAATACAGCATCCTGATTTTACAACTCTGCATTTTATATTTTTAATTGCCCCCAAACCGGGTTTACTTTGATCTTAATTTGACTTGAAACCCTTAAAATTTAAGATCATGAAAAAGAAAATGAATTCAGTTTTGGCCAGTTTGCTGGTCTGCCTGGTGATGATTATGCCTTCCATAACTAATGGCCAGGGTGAAAAATCAGTCATTAAAAAATATTTGCAGAAAATTCCTGCTGTTAGGGTCAGGAACACATTGCAAAAATACAGAATGACTGCCGTTTACACCAACAGGGATCTTTATGGGAATTTCCTGGGAAAATATAAAGTTTCCGGTGATTATACCCGTGGACTTGAAAATGGCTTTGTCAAATGGAACAATATTTACATATCCGGTTCAAGCAGTTTTTCCGGACCTTTTCCGGCAGGAACGAAACAGGACTATATGGAGAATATGGAATATGTTCCGTCTCAGAAAATGCTGGGCCCTCAGGCATTTAAAAATTTCCCTTCCACGGAAGAATCTGTGCTTTCCAGGAATCTGATCTGGGATATGATGGGAATAGAAGAATTTGCATGGAACTATACCGATTCTTTAGATCTCAATAAGCCCTTCCAGATTCCTGACCTGAAAGGAGAATTCAATATGGCAGATATTGGAACTTATAATCATGCCAATATCCAATTATGCTGGACGGGTATTTCGGCCATAAATAATGAACTATGCGCGGTGATTGAGTTCAGGGCAACAGATAATAAGCTTGAACTGTCAATGCCTGCGTTAAAAACAAAAGGGACAGAACAATATTGGGGAACTGTTTGGATTTCTCTTAAAACCCGTACAATCGAATCTGCCATGTTGTATAGCGGTACTATTCAGGAGATTGAAG
The genomic region above belongs to Bacteroidota bacterium and contains:
- a CDS encoding flavodoxin family protein, with amino-acid sequence MKVLAINGSPNKEGNTFHALMMIGSKLMEQGIDFEILHIGNKAIRGCLGCGKCRQNKDEKCAITTDSINDYVQSMKQADGLVLAAPVHYSGIPGTMKSFLDRTFQVAGSNGGLFRHKVGATIVAVRRSGGSSTLDSLNHYLSISEMLVVTSNYWDIIHGRVPGEVEKDEEGQQIMEVLGNNMAWILKMKELSKERLPEPAPVQKVMTNFIK
- a CDS encoding IMP dehydrogenase, which encodes MTLGKVKSTMCSCGALTIPELKKKAKITMVSSTSIIEGGAHDVILKETKREN